In Pan paniscus chromosome 1, NHGRI_mPanPan1-v2.0_pri, whole genome shotgun sequence, the DNA window GCATGACTGTGGCGTTGGTGGAGAGCGCCGTAGATGCAGTACTGCTGGGGTGGCTTGCCCTTGGGAATGAGGATGGCCCGGGTCCACTTGGTCGAGGAGAATGAGCGTCTAGCTTTGCAGCTGCCAAATGGGAGACAGTTCGATCTGCTGGGATGCTGGGCCCCGAGGGGACATGGTTGACTTCTGTAGGCAGTTTGCTGGAAAGAGCAGGAGGGTGGTGGGGCGTGAGCGTGGACCCCAGGTTGGCCGGCTGAAGGACCTTGGTCTCGATTTTAAGGGTGACGGGGTCAGCAAGCTTCTTGTTTGTGGTGACAATGCTTGGGGTGAGGACCAGCTGGTTGTGAACCAGCACAGGCGGTGTGTTGATCCCCTGGGTGAGAACCTTCACCGTGCCTCCCTGGGTGACAGGCGTGGACACCGAGAGGTGAATGGGCTCGGGCTTCTCCAAGGATGGCCTATCGGCCTTCACAGACGAAATCACAGGAGAGGCGTTATATGTCTGGGCGGTCAGTACCAACGTGGAATGGGTGGCCACGTTCGCATAGCCTGCAGGAGCTTGAGGGCCTTTGGATGGAGGCTGCGATGCTGTGACAGAATCAGGTTTGACCTGGGACTTGGACACCGACTGCTGAAATTCAATGTCCATTGCACTGGCCGGGGGGATCTGGCTGATCTTGGCGCTGATCCGCTGTGGGCCTTCGGTCTTCTGCCCTGAGTAACTCAGGAGCACAACCCCTTCAGAAGTGTTCACACGCAGCCCCGCCCCTGAGCCCGCGTCTGCCGGACGATCGTCGATCACAGGCATGGACCCTGGGTGGAACCGACTGTTTTCATTAGCACTCGCTCTCTGTTTGCACCTTGCTGATGGCGCAATCACTGCCCCTGCCATTGTCACCGTGCCTGTTGTGGCCGTTACACCACCAGATGCAGCAGTAACCGCACCCGCTGTGACGGTCACTGCACTTGCTGTGGCATTCACTGCACTCGCAGCGGCATTGACTGTGCCTGGGGCGGCGTTCACTGTGCCCACCGTGGCGTTCACTGGAGTGGTGAGAACATTCACTGGCCCTGTAAGAACATTCACAGGCCCTTTCAGGACATTCACGGGCCCAGCAGGGGTGCTCACCAAACTTTTCAGTGTGGTCACTGAGCCCTTCACGGGGCCTTTCAGGGCATTCACCGGGACCAGGGAGACGTTCACCAGGCCAGTGAGTGCGCTCACCAGACCAGTGAGGGTTTGAGGAGCTGGTTTTGCCAAGGTTATCTTCTGTGAATTTTCCAGATCAATGCTGACAGGCATCCGGCTAATAACAGAGGTAATTTTGGGAGCAATGACTGGAGCCACCTTTTCCTTGTCAGCAGCTACCAGCACCTCCGAGGCTTGTGTCTCAGAGTTGTTTGTCACTGGAGGTGCTGTTTTTTCTTCTAAAGGCTTTTTAGAGTCAACTGGAGGGGGCGGGGCCTCATGTAGGCAAGGGGCAGCACTGACAGGCTCTGCAATGGCTGTGGTGACACTTGTGGAAGTGACACTTGTGGCAGACACATACTTGGGGTCCATGAGAATCTTCCTCAGGGTGCTGGAGCTGGTGTCAACATCAGAGGCCTTTGTGTCTGGGGGAAGAGCTGGAGATGGAGTGGACTGAGCCCGTGGCTCCTCCTGCCTTGTGATCCACTCTGTCACCTTAGTAGGGGGGCTCTGGTGTGGGATCCCCCCAGAGGCGACAGGAGGTGAGAGCTTTGCTGCAgttacagaaggcagtgtgggTATGGGGATGCTTGGATCGCTGGGTGGGGTCACCGGGTCACTTTCAATGATGGAATGTACCCTGAACCTGGCTTGAGGCTCCTCATCCACCGGTGctggctggggaggtgggggaaggtCTGGGGGCACAGATGCTTTGGTTGGAGTCCTTTCCTCAACACTGATTTCTTGGGACGAATTCTCTGTGGGGGGAATCTTGCTTAGGTCGGAAGTACATGACTGAGGAGGAGTGGAATGGGGTTTCTCACTCTGCTTTTCTTCCTGTGGGGCTTCGGGGTGCTGTACTGTTGTCCCCTCATTTGCAGCAGGACTCTCACCTTGAGCTTGGTCGGATTCAGGGACATGGCTCTCTACAGGAGCCACCACTTTCTTGTTTGTGTTTCGCTTGCGGCGTGATCGGGTTGTTTTCTGGCGCCCTTTGTCTTTCCGAACAAGAGTGACTTCCACTTCTTTAGACCCTTTGGCTTCTGGCACTGAGTGTGAGGTTTCACTGCTATTTCCTCTGGCTTCCTTGGTATCTGTTGGGCCTGCTGAGGGGTCAGGAGCATTGACTGGAGGCCTAGAAGATTCTGTAGCAGCCTCAGTTTCCAGGATGCCAGACACAGCCTCATCTGTCTCCATTCCTTCCTCAGAAGGCTGCAGCGCCTGTGCACCTGCGGGGGGTTGCAAATCTGTCTGGGATTCTCCAGGATAAGGTGGAGGTGCTGGGAAGTTTTCTGGCTCCCCAGAAATGTCATTGATGATGGAGCCGATGGCCGCAGCCAGCTCTGTTTCACTTGCTTGGTGTGCAGGCTTGTCCCTGTCCTCTGGGGCAAGGCCCTCTGGTGCATCTGCCTTATAGGCGGCAGAGGCCTCGGCGAGCTTTGCGATGTGTTCCACGGCCTGCTCCAGCTCCATCTGCTTGGCTAACTGGGTGGCTTCTGGGGATGGCCCAGAGGCAGACACGTCTTCTTTCTCTGGTTCCTTGTCTGGATCAACTGGATCACTTTTCAATTGGGATGATAAACCATCCTCCTTTTGGGGACTCTCACTTTTCTCAGGGGAGACTGCCACCACCCCAGATTCCCTCTCCCCTGCCTGTGCTGCAGCCCCCCTGGGACTGACAGCAGCATCCACATTTTTCAGACTTGCAGATTTGTCCACTGCTAACCTGGAGTTTCGAGATCTTCCTCTCTTTGATTTGGAGTTTTTTTCAGGGGCCGGTTTTTTCTCTACAACTTCAACAGGGGCGGTTTCAGGGGGGTTTTTGTCTGTGCCAGCATCTTTTCTGTCACGTTTCTGTtcactccctgcctcctcctcagCAGCCTTGGGTTCCATGGAGCTCTCTTTCACGCCTATTTGGGGGCCCACCTCAGTGGTGGCCTCAGGACGTGTAGCATCCACCTTCggttcattttttccctttttcccttggGGTCCACCACCAGCTGCAGTTTTCTGGGACCTTGGCGACCGCCATCCCTCAGGTGGCTTGAGTGTTTCTGCAGGTTCCTTGGCCTCGTTCTCCTCCTCTTCATCGGCTCGCCGGCGTGTCTTTGGAGGCCTTCCCCTCCGAGGGGTGGTGGGAACCGCTGCAGCCTCCTGAAGCTCTCGCTCCAATCTCTTTCTGGTCACTCTTGGTTGCTCAACGGGCTCTTTGACAGGCGAGCGGTTTTCATGGTCACCCATGGTTGCATAGACGCTCCTTACATTCCGGCGCCTTGTTCGGCTGAGAGGCAAACTTGGTTCGGGATGTTCAAGGTCTGCAGCAGAGTTTTTAGAAGCAGTCCTTGTAAtcttctctgcctccatcttcaatTCCAAAAGCTTCTGTGCTTCTCCCCGAGGAGAATTGGACCGCTTGAGTTTTTCCCGGTCTATCCTCTCACTCTTCCTTGTGACGGGCTTCTCCACGATACTCACTGCAGCTGCCTGAACAGGGGTCTTTGAACGCTTGcttttgtttggctttttatcctttgcagcaactgGAGGATCAACCTCTAAATCTTCAGAAGCTGGGGGCTGAGACTCAGGAGCAGCTTCGGCTTTCTGGTTTGCATCAGGCTCAGCATCTGCAGTGGCGTCTGCCTTTTCGGCCTTTGGCTCATTGGCTTCCTCAGACTTCTGAGCTGGTTTTGAAAGTGGCTGGGTACTGTCAGGCTCTGGATCTACGTTGCTCTCTGCCTGGGAAAACGAGGCCCCGGGAGTTGGAGGCTTGGCATCCAGATAAGGCGGCTGGTCACCTGATGAACCTTCCTCAACACCCGCAGGCATCACGGCAGCTTCTTTATTGGGGTCTGCTCCTGGGGGCAGGTCTACTTGTTCCAGCTGTTCCACAGGGGCAGGAGCAGGTTCAGATGCAGGCTTTGCTTCTTCTGAGACGGTAGCTGGCTCCACAGTCTTCTCTTCTGTTACCAAAGGTGCCTCTACCGTTTTGTCACCAGTGGTCTTCTCTAGTGCTGATGGGGCTGATTCTAGAGTTACGACTGTGACACTTGGAGGCCCAACGGAAGGTGGAGTTTTCAGTTCTGAATCTTTATTCTCAGGAGCAGATTCTGGGGTCTTGGGATGATTCTCTGTATCTTCCTGTTTCTCAACCTCTTTGGGTTtctggtctttttctttttctttctgttgcatCCGTGTGAGCTCCATAAATCTGCTATGGAACAGAACTACTGGTTCTTGAATGGAATCAGTTGTGCTGTTTGCTCCCTCAGATGTCTGCTTCCCATAGATCCTACCAGAAATGAAGTCAGaatcttcctcttttctctctagaTGCTGCAATCGCTTGGAATCTTGTTCAAAGATTGAGCTGTGTAAAAAACGAGAAGCAAACAATTCCTGCCTCTCTTGCTCTTCTTCTTTATGGTCCTCTTTCTTATCATCCATTTTCCCTTCTGAATCAGtcctaattttcttctttttcatgtaCCAGGATGGAATAGGTCTTGGAGCAGAGTCaaccttttctttatctttgttgttTCGAAAATTTGCAAATCGGGAGTCCCAATCAAGAAAAGACCAATTTTCTTCACGAGATGAAGAGAGGGATTTAGCTCTTTCAAGCAAAGCTTTAGTGTCTGGTGTGATTGTCTTATCCAATGCAAAAGAGTAAAATTTGTTCCTTTCTAAAGAACTAGAGAGTCTTTCATCTCGCTCACGTAGCTTGTCTTCTCTGTCCCTCAATAAAAAAGACAATCGAGAACTTTCATATAATGCAGAGGCTCTGGGTGAGTGGGATTTGTGTTCACCATCTTCGTCAGAATCAGAAGGCACCTCACCAGGTTCCAGATCTCGTACAGACCTTTTTCGAAGGCTATCTCTCTTAATTATGCTGTTTGGGAAACTCACATCAAATCTGCTGGCATCCTGTTTCATCTGAGAGTCCCAACGATTTAGTTCATCTTCAGAATTCAAGACAGATAGTTTTATTTTGGCCATATCTGCCATCTGTTCTCTCCTGCTAGAATCATAAGGATTAAATTTTAAAGACTCTTCCCTGACTGTTATGTTAGAATAGGGGAGGACTTTTTCATCTACTTTAGGAGACCCTTTTACTGACAGTAGCCTAGGGGAGCCTATGGGATCCTCATCTTCATGGAAGGAACCATGTCGGACACTGGGAGAACCACCAGTCCTTTCAGAATCTTCGCTGATTTGGCGTGAACTTCTGTAATTCCGTTCTCGCTTGGTGCAGATATCAAAATCGACATGATccatccttttctttttgctAGGAGGAGAGTCATCAGTGACATCTTGAGGGGGTTTGCCTACCTCGTGAACGAGGCTACGTCTTTCATATTCATCTACATCTTTTTTAGGACTGCCAAACTTCTCAGACTtggctatttccatttccatCTGCTGTTTCCTACGACTCTGTTCCATTTGTTTTCGGTAACTCTGCGTGTGATCGATGTCAATGCCaattttttcttcagtatttacTGAATGTGATTTCTCTTGGCCTGATTTACGTTCAGGTGTTTCATCACGAAGACTGCAATAGTTTTTCCTAACGTCTTCTCTCTCTGGTCCTTGATCATCTAATACCTGCAGCTGTTTGAGTTGTGGTTTTGAGGGAATGGGCTTTTTTGATTGGACTTCTTGATTTTCCACAGATTCACCTGCTGGTTCTCCCAGTCTTGCTTGTAGGTCTGAGCTGGGCCTTGAGCCAGACCCAACAGAAATACTGGCAAGCTCCTGACAGTCTTTGGGGCTGGCAACAGTATTAAGTCTGtccagtttgatttttttagatTCTCTTTTAAGAATTTCTTTCCTCACAGGCTTTCTTTCAGCCTCTCCTTCCCTCAGCAGAATGACCTCTCTAGAGGACACGTCAGGCTGCTTTTTTGAAAGCATGCGAGCATCCTCCATCTCTGGACTGCTTTTCTTGACCTCTGGTTTttgcttttctgcttttaaattgGAATCTGCAAAGCGCCTTTTCCTTGCTTCCAGCTTCTCCAGATCCACAGCACTTACCCCATCTGCAGGCTGCTCAGGCTTGAGGTGCTTCCTGGCTTTAAGCCTGCCTTCCTTCTCCACCACTTCAACATGGCTTGAAAGCCCCTTTTCCTTTGGTACTTTCATTCTAACTGATTCCAGTTTAGACAAGTCAGATTTTGCAGGCTCCGTCTGAGAGACCTGAAGTTTCTGGTCCAGGGCAGAAGATTTGACAGTGTCATTATCAAGCTTGGCTTTCAACTTTTCCACAGGAGTGTGGTCAATgacctttccctctttctctttcactcGAGTCAAAACCACGCAAGGCATGAGTTCCAGGCGGTTTTTCGCTATTCCCTCTTTGTCAGCTTTCTCTCTGCTCAGTTTATTACAACTCCTGGGCTTTTCAGGGCTTTGCTCTCGCTCATTTTCTTGGTCCGTTTCTGAAGACTGAGAACTAGGGGAGTGAACCTTTCCTTTGCGTTTCTGCTTGTCAGTTTTGTCCTTTTCCACTTTTTCCTTCCGTATTAAgcgtctctctctctccactctctCTGGATCAAAAGTTCGTTCTTtatctgtcttttcattttttgtatagCGCTCCAAACGAGATTTGTCAAGTTTCTCATATCTTGGAGGGGAGAGTGAGCTACAGCTTCCACTCCGGTCTGAGGATCGGCTGTAAAGCCTCCTCTCAGAATCACTCGGCAACCTCTCTGCCTGAGAGGGAGACGCTCCAGGACTCTGTGGACGTCGCAAATGAACAGGACTTTGACTTCGTTCAATTGGCCTCCTCTCATGGTCTCTGTCCCGGTCAGACTCAAATCTTTCACGTTCTCTTTCTCGTTCCCTTTGCCTGTAACTATATTCCCTAATATCTTGTTCATAAGGATCATTCCTGTAATCCCTGTATTCCCGAGGATCATCGTAGTATCGTGATTCATAGTAGTCTCCTTGGTAAGTTTCCCATTCTGAATAAAACTCTCTCCCTCGAGCTGGATAGTCCCGCCTGGAATCCTCAGGATAAGTGCCTGGAGTTCGAACACTCTCATAATATGTACGATCTTGGTTATAGTCGTAGGATGCCCTTCGTTCCTCTCTgccaaaaaataacaaagatattaGTTCTTTTGTTTCCTCATCACTTATGCATAAAATCATACATATGAAATCAGAAATTCCTGCTTCTAAAAAATCTTTTGACATTATTTAATCATTTGTGAAATGATTAGTTTGTAGTAGCTATCCACTATAGCTTCAAGTAGCTACTAGGCACTTGAAATCTAGCTAAATTGAGATGTGTAAAATACACACCCAATTTTGTAGACctaatttatagaaaaacaacAATTTAGACTGATTATATGTTGAAACAACATTTtagatatattaaagaaaattaatttcactttgtctttttaatgtggctactagaaaatttaaaattacatatacagAATTTATATAACTTACATTATGCTTATATTGGGCAGTGGTGATTCAACCCTTTTTTAATGTTTCTGGTAACTCCGGCATTGTGACAAAGCAGACACTAGTTACTGGACAATATCCCCACACTCCTACCTAAGTCTCCCACAAAATTACTATTCTATAAAAAGATATTCTTACAACTTGGGAAATAAATCCACCGTttagaaaaacagataaaaattttaactaaaaatttGCCATCTATGTGACCTGTATGATACTGGTAACACTTCTATCtaattcacaatttttaaaaaatactggaaCCTGGTTAAACTCTCTGAACTCAGTCTCCTCACTCATAAAATGATGGTAGCTTTTCCtcataaagctgttaaaaagatTAAgataatatctgtaaaaactttcCTAGCATAATCCTAGGCAGGTACTTGGCCTCAGTAAATGTTGTCACTTTCCCCCAGGCTGCCAACTAACAAACCAGGGATGACTGCAAGCACCATGAGAGAACTCCTCCAGTTTTAAGGAACTCACCACAGGTTTTCTCCCACAGGGACCTGTCTGGTGCATTCAAAATAGGATTAAATTTACACACAAGAACATATATTATATGAAATTAAATACACCTGTAACAGAGACCAATTActtccttcactcattcattctcgGCAATGTTTGTTCTCTCATGTAGATACACCTGGCTCATTCTAGGTAACACTGCCATTAGTAGCTCGCTGAAAGAACACTAGAActtggccggacacggtggctcatgcctgtaatcccagcactttgggaggccaaggcaggcggatcacgaggtcaggagatcaagaccatcctggctaacatggtgaaaccccatctctactaaaaatagaaaaaattaggcgggcatggtggcaggcgcctgtagtcccaggtactcgggaggctgaggaaggagaatggcatgaacctgggaggcagagcttgcagtgagtcaagattgtgccgctgcactccagcctgggcgacacagcgagactccatctcaaaaaaaaaaaaaaaaaaaaaaagaacactagaACTTAAGCCCCATAAAGGCACAGGCTTTGTCTTCTTGGCCAAAATTTCTCTAGCTCTTACAACAGCACTTGGCTCATAGCACTCaactatttgttgaaagaatgaactttagaaaaatatatcaaagcTGCTACTAAATGATGTTCCAACTCCTTTGAACAGCAAACGAAGCATCTAGACTGAACATTCCAACACTGGAAGCATCGAtaacacattattttataaatatacatatttataaatatgtatattttgtaaatatatttataaatgtgtgtgtgtatatctgagctggagtgcagtggcacaatctcggctcactgctctccacctctggggttcaagcgattctcctacctcaccaccaccacaagtagctgggaatacaggcatgcgccaccacgcttggccaatttttttgtatttttagtagagacaggtttcactgtgttggccaggccgaactcaaactcctgacctctggtgatctgcccgcctcagtctctcaaagttctgggattacaggcatgagccactgtgcctggcctattatatGTACTTATATTGAACTTCCTCagttcaaagaaaatattttattgtgtatctATGATATTTGGTTTAATTGGATTCAAGATGATCCTTCCATAGCTCCATGGAAATCAGATTCCTTGTCTAAATAGTGACCAGGCAGCTCATAAATAACTGTTACTAGGCATGGAATTAGGCTAATTTAACTCATTACCACCATAAATACATACTTTGAGGATGTATTTTCCACATGAAGGTGAACACATAATATACCTTCTAATATTATAAAGTGAGTAAGACACCTAGAATGGTCATTAGTTTACTGCCCATATTAATGGTAGGCTTGAGTCatatttaaaaacacagtatCAAGGTATCTTTTTAATTAAGCAAACTAAAACTATATCTAAAAATacgagctgggcatggtagcttaggcttgtaatcctagcactttggggggcctgcttgaggccaggagttcaagactggcaggatcaacacagcaagaccccatctctacaaaaaaaaaaaaatttaataaaaatttataaagtagtaatattaaaaaaagttttggaagGCAGAAATATATGTATAAGCATTCATGCTGGAGCACTGTTCAgcttaacaaatacttattttgcTGGGCCCCatgacaacaaaagaaataagcaGTTCTGCCCTCAAAGAATTCAACAATTTAAGCAGGGACAACAGAACTGGCACTTGGACCATGTACGGGGACACTGAGGAACTGCAGAAAGTCAGGTTCGGAGAGAACTCTGTTCACAAAACCACAGAGTATCCAAAGTACCATAAGTAGATGTCATCTGAATCACAATGTGACCCTGTAAATTCATCTCGAGAACCACTCTGGTAAAGGGTAAGCTCAATGCACTAGCAGGTAGGAACCCTAGGTTtatccccagcccagccccttaGTGGCCTGTGATATTATTAGCAAAAGTTCCTTCCATAAAAAGGGTTACCTGACAGAGTATTAGAGGGATCAAATGAAATACTATTGGAAAATGGGAAAGCCCTGTGCAAATAGAGTTGTCATTTGCATTCCTGAGCTTATCATTAgcattaaagcattttttttcattcatgcaTCAACTATTCAGTGAGATAACTTCCATTCTATGGAAGAGGCAAAGATCCTCAAGGTCTACTGCAAGGAATGCATTCCATAAGAACTGCCAACTGAAACCACATGGGGCAAACCTGGGTCACAGTGAAGTCCCACACCCTCCTGCGTCCTCATGAGGAGATAACTGCCATTTGAGAGGGATAAATAACCATGAGAAAAAACACAGAACAAACCCAAAGCCAGTTAGTTCATCACTAAAACAAACAATGACTtttggccaagcgcggtggctcacatctgtaatcccagcactttgggaggccgaggcaggcggatcacctgaggtcaggaatttgagaccagcctgaccaacatggagaaaccgtgtctccactaaaaatgcaaaattagccaggcctggtggcgcgtgcctgtaattccagctactctggagcccgaggcaggagaatcgcttgaacccaggaggcagaggttgcggtaagccgagattgcaccattgcactccagcctgggcaacaaaagggaaactctgtctcaaaaaaaaaaaaaatagattttaagtagTAATATACAAAAAGTAACACCCACATTACATTATTCAACCCTCACACAAAActgctgttttaaaatatttaatgtacacaGAGGATTTTAATGGATTTTGTATGTTTTAGGTGCAAGTAGGCCTCCGGGACACTTTCCACTCACATATAGATAAGAATTCCTTGTAAGCATTTACTGTATTAACAATGACTTCAAActgctacttgggaagccaggatagagaatttttttctctcttgacaAGAGACACACACATTCTCTTGCATGTGGCCACACAATTTTACGCTCACTTTCACTCTCTTACA includes these proteins:
- the SPEN gene encoding msx2-interacting protein isoform X1, which gives rise to MVRETRHLWVGNLPENVREEKIIEHFKRYGRVESVKILPKRGSEGGVAAFVDFVDIKSAQKAHNSVNKMGDRDLRTDYNEPGTIPSAARGLDDTVSIASRSREVSGFRGGGGGPAYGPPPSLHAREGRYERRLDGASDNRERAYEHSAYGHHERGTGGFDRTRHYDQDYYRDPRERTLQHGLYYASRSRSPNRFDAHDPRYEPRAREQFTLPSVVHRDIYRDDITREVRGRRPERNYQHSRSRSPHSSQSRNQSPQRLASQASRPTRSPSGSGSRSRSSSSDSISSSSSTSSDSSDSSSSSSDDSPARSVQSAAVPAPTSQLLSSLEKDEPRKSFGIKVQNLPVRSTDTSLKDGLFHEFKKFGKVTSVQIHGTSEERYGLVFFRQQEDQEKALTASKGKLFFGMQIEVTAWIGPETESENEFRPLDERIDEFHPKATRTLFIGNLEKTTTYHDLRNIFQRFGEIVDIDIKKVNGVPQYAFLQYCDIASVCKAIKKMDGEYLGNNRLKLGFGKSMPTNCVWLDGLSSNVSDQYLTRHFCRYGPVLKVVFDRLKGMALVLYNEIEYAQAAVKETKGRKIGGNKIKVDFANRESQLAFYHCMEKSGQDIRDFYEMLAERREERRASYDYNQDRTYYESVRTPGTYPEDSRRDYPARGREFYSEWETYQGDYYESRYYDDPREYRDYRNDPYEQDIREYSYRQRERERERERFESDRDRDHERRPIERSQSPVHLRRPQSPGASPSQAERLPSDSERRLYSRSSDRSGSCSSLSPPRYEKLDKSRLERYTKNEKTDKERTFDPERVERERRLIRKEKVEKDKTDKQKRKGKVHSPSSQSSETDQENEREQSPEKPRSCNKLSREKADKEGIAKNRLELMPCVVLTRVKEKEGKVIDHTPVEKLKAKLDNDTVKSSALDQKLQVSQTEPAKSDLSKLESVRMKVPKEKGLSSHVEVVEKEGRLKARKHLKPEQPADGVSAVDLEKLEARKRRFADSNLKAEKQKPEVKKSSPEMEDARMLSKKQPDVSSREVILLREGEAERKPVRKEILKRESKKIKLDRLNTVASPKDCQELASISVGSGSRPSSDLQARLGEPAGESVENQEVQSKKPIPSKPQLKQLQVLDDQGPEREDVRKNYCSLRDETPERKSGQEKSHSVNTEEKIGIDIDHTQSYRKQMEQSRRKQQMEMEIAKSEKFGSPKKDVDEYERRSLVHEVGKPPQDVTDDSPPSKKKRMDHVDFDICTKRERNYRSSRQISEDSERTGGSPSVRHGSFHEDEDPIGSPRLLSVKGSPKVDEKVLPYSNITVREESLKFNPYDSSRREQMADMAKIKLSVLNSEDELNRWDSQMKQDASRFDVSFPNSIIKRDSLRKRSVRDLEPGEVPSDSDEDGEHKSHSPRASALYESSRLSFLLRDREDKLRERDERLSSSLERNKFYSFALDKTITPDTKALLERAKSLSSSREENWSFLDWDSRFANFRNNKDKEKVDSAPRPIPSWYMKKKKIRTDSEGKMDDKKEDHKEEEQERQELFASRFLHSSIFEQDSKRLQHLERKEEDSDFISGRIYGKQTSEGANSTTDSIQEPVVLFHSRFMELTRMQQKEKEKDQKPKEVEKQEDTENHPKTPESAPENKDSELKTPPSVGPPSVTVVTLESAPSALEKTTGDKTVEAPLVTEEKTVEPATVSEEAKPASEPAPAPVEQLEQVDLPPGADPNKEAAVMPAGVEEGSSGDQPPYLDAKPPTPGASFSQAESNVDPEPDSTQPLSKPAQKSEEANEPKAEKADATADAEPDANQKAEAAPESQPPASEDLEVDPPVAAKDKKPNKSKRSKTPVQAAAVSIVEKPVTRKSERIDREKLKRSNSPRGEAQKLLELKMEAEKITRTASKNSAADLEHPEPSLPLSRTRRRNVRSVYATMGDHENRSPVKEPVEQPRVTRKRLERELQEAAAVPTTPRRGRPPKTRRRADEEEENEAKEPAETLKPPEGWRSPRSQKTAAGGGPQGKKGKNEPKVDATRPEATTEVGPQIGVKESSMEPKAAEEEAGSEQKRDRKDAGTDKNPPETAPVEVVEKKPAPEKNSKSKRGRSRNSRLAVDKSASLKNVDAAVSPRGAAAQAGERESGVVAVSPEKSESPQKEDGLSSQLKSDPVDPDKEPEKEDVSASGPSPEATQLAKQMELEQAVEHIAKLAEASAAYKADAPEGLAPEDRDKPAHQASETELAAAIGSIINDISGEPENFPAPPPYPGESQTDLQPPAGAQALQPSEEGMETDEAVSGILETEAATESSRPPVNAPDPSAGPTDTKEARGNSSETSHSVPEAKGSKEVEVTLVRKDKGRQKTTRSRRKRNTNKKVVAPVESHVPESDQAQGESPAANEGTTVQHPEAPQEEKQSEKPHSTPPQSCTSDLSKIPPTENSSQEISVEERTPTKASVPPDLPPPPQPAPVDEEPQARFRVHSIIESDPVTPPSDPSIPIPTLPSVTAAKLSPPVASGGIPHQSPPTKVTEWITRQEEPRAQSTPSPALPPDTKASDVDTSSSTLRKILMDPKYVSATSVTSTSVTTAIAEPVSAAPCLHEAPPPPVDSKKPLEEKTAPPVTNNSETQASEVLVAADKEKVAPVIAPKITSVISRMPVSIDLENSQKITLAKPAPQTLTGLVSALTGLVNVSLVPVNALKGPVKGSVTTLKSLVSTPAGPVNVLKGPVNVLTGPVNVLTTPVNATVGTVNAAPGTVNAAASAVNATASAVTVTAGAVTAASGGVTATTGTVTMAGAVIAPSARCKQRASANENSRFHPGSMPVIDDRPADAGSGAGLRVNTSEGVVLLSYSGQKTEGPQRISAKISQIPPASAMDIEFQQSVSKSQVKPDSVTASQPPSKGPQAPAGYANVATHSTLVLTAQTYNASPVISSVKADRPSLEKPEPIHLSVSTPVTQGGTVKVLTQGINTPPVLVHNQLVLTPSIVTTNKKLADPVTLKIETKVLQPANLGSTLTPHHPPALSSKLPTEVNHVPSGPSIPADRTVSHLAAAKLDAHSPRPSGPGPSSFPRASHPSSTASTALSTNATVMLAAGIPVPQFISSIHPEQSVIMPPHSITQTVSLSHLSQGEVRMNTPTLPSITYSIRPEALHAPRAPLQPQQIEVRAPQRASTPQPAPAGVPALASQHPPEEEVHYHLPVARATAPVQSEVLVMQSEYRLHPYTVPRDVRIMVHPHVTAVSEQPRAADGVVKVPPASKAPQQPGKEAAKTPDAKAAPTPTPAPVPVPVPLPAAAPAPHGEARILTVTPSNQLQGLPLTPPVVVTHGVQIVHSSGELFQEYRYGDIRTYHPPAQLTHTQFPAASSVGLPSRTKTAAQGPPPEGEPLQPPQPVQSTQPAQPAPPCPPSQLGQPGQPPSSKMPQVSQEAKGTQTGVEQPRLPAGPANRPPEPHTQVQRAQAETGPTSFPSPVSVSMKPDLPVSLPTQTAPKQPLFVPTTSGPSTPPGLVLPHTEFQPTPKQDSSPHLTSQRPVDMVQLLKKYPIVWQGLLALKNDTAAVQLHFVSGNNVLAHRSLPLSEGGPPLRIAQRMRLEATQLEGVARRMTVETDYCLLLALPCGRDQEDVVSQTESLKAAFITYLQAKQAAGIINVPNPGSNQPAYVLQIFPPCEFSESHLSRLAPDLLASISNISPHLMIVIASV